In Lemur catta isolate mLemCat1 chromosome 5, mLemCat1.pri, whole genome shotgun sequence, the genomic stretch TTCACTGGAGAAGACTCAGCAGGGCTGGGTGTGCTGACCAATCGCTTCAGGGAAAAGGTACTCTAAACTTTTCTCTGCCTCTCAAATACAGCATTTGCAACAGCCTGGTGTGAAAGAGAGCTCTGTACACCACAGGAATGGAAGCGCTCGGCGTGCCTGGATGTTGAGTTTGGGGTAATGTCAAGCAATGAGGCCTGAGAAGTACATAGGGGCCACAATGGGAAGATCTCTCAAGGAACTTGGACGTTATCCTAAGAGTAATGGGAAGGCATTCAATAATTTTAAGGAGAGGAATttcagatttatgttttagaaaaaaatcactctggctGCCATGCTGAAAATGAATTAGAGGAAGCAAAACAGAGGCTGGGAGAATTGGTGGAGAGCTGGGACAGGGGTTTGAAAGGGACACCAGGAGCCTGGTCTGTGGCTGTGGCAGAGGAGACAGAAATGGATGGATTCAAGAGACAGGAGGTAAAATTGACGAGACGTGGAGTTTAGGAGAAGGGAGAGACTGGTCAGGGTTGGGTGGATATAGGCCGACAGATTTAATGCTTCTCCCTGTGGGTGAGGGTAGATCTCAAAATGAGACCAAAGTGCTGTTTCCCTTATATAATAGCATGGGATGGTTTTGCCTTAAAAGAAACCTCAGGGATAACTGAATCCTACcctgtaagaaaagaaaagatgggaATCAGggtaagagaaagaagaggagaagggaagggtaGAAACATATGTATTctgatatatttacatttatttgggGAGGAAGAGTTCATTTGTCCAATAGTTTTCTGTGGCTCCAGGGTGACTGGAAGACTCTATAGAGGGCATTTAAGAAGCTGGACTCTGATCCCAGTGGCTACCTTTCCTTCCCAGAACTCAGATCAGTTCTAAAGCTCTGCAACTTCCTCTTTCATGAAGATGAGACTTACCAAACCATGTCAAAATATGACCAGAAGTTAGATGGGAAAATAGACTATAAATCTTTTTTGGAAGAAACTTGCTAATCACAGCAAACACCCAATGCCAGAGAGCCACCATCCAGGGCAACGTAACTTCATCATATATTCTTTCTACCCACATTGCTTGGTCCTTACCTACGGGACTGTCCTCACATAAAGTCATCTGATGCTTCCTGGGAGCTACTGTTTCCCAAACTCCAGGCATCTCATGAACATATTCAACTTTCCTGGTGTTTCTTTCTCTAATACACAATTGAAAAGGTTTGAAAATATTGTCTCATTGATAAATGTTCTTTTCATATCAAGGAAACAGATAATATAATCCTAGTTTGGTAGTTTTAgaaattatctttccattttttattacattctgagaaatgatttgctcaatttctttcttctgaaattaACAATAGAACAATGAAATGCTTTCTCCTATAGCCTTCCCTTACCACGTATGTTTGGGGCCATCATCAGCCTGGGGTTCAAGGCCAGAATGGCTACTATTCAGTTCTTATTTGACCGAACTGTAATGTAGTTCAGATGGAATCCAACTGCATTCATGTGTACCTCTTTACTGTAAGTCAGAGTAGAAAGGGTTTGTGAAATCAGGGATTCTTCAAGCTTTCACAAATTTATTGTTTGTGGCCAGACTATCAAGTTGCAAATGTCTCCCCCTCCAATTTGACCTTTTTCCAAAACAGTATCTCCAAGTGCCCAGAATTGGCTCCTCTTGACTCCCCCAGAGTTGCTAGGGCTGAGTGCTTCGTGCACAGCCACGACTGCAACCAATAGGTACATGCAGCACACAGCACATCCAAAAGTGCAGAGACAGGTTGTGACTTCTAGTCCTAAAACTTGTGTGCATTTTCTCCATGGCTACCCTCTATAGCACTTTTTTTCTTCACCAATTATACTTTATGTTATAATTAGGAAGAGCAAGGAAGGGCTAGACCACAAATTTATATTCTGATGTAGATataaaagtcatatttatttatgttaaaaaaaaaaaaagtcctggtaCTGGTGggtggaaatgaaaacatttcattgTGAAAGACCTCTACCGATACAACTCTAACAGAACGATGACAGAGGAGGCTTGCTTCTGTGTCGTTGCAAACATCACAGAGGTCTCCTAGAAATTCATAGTAAGAAAGTTTCATTATATTTATAAGGttttaattaatgtattaatatttttattgacttgCTTTCTGTACACATGCACACTTGTGAACACAGGCAGACACCCTGTGCACACACGTGTGGCACTCCTGGGCCTGCACCGTAGCTTGGTGCACACAGGCAGATGTGTGGAGCTCCACTTCTAGCTGCACACATATCAGCACTGAGGTTCTGGGGTTTTAGAATAGTCAATAATaaaagctcatttttttcctcttatctgTGCTCAGAACCATTTGAGATATAGATGTAGGTGTcaggtagaaataaaaatgtctattttgtgACTGATTGGAGGATGTGACGTCAATGTACAGGGAGATTGGGCTTGTAACATTTCACCTTAGAGTTAAACTTATCCATAGAAAGCACAGGAAGAGCTAGGAATCTTGCACGCAGCTGGGTGGGATGCTCACTTGCCTCTTGTGGCAGGTTGGTGCCCAAGAGGAAGGGGCTAAGCAGAGCATGCCCGGGTCCTCCTTCCAGACACTCCAACCAGATGACTGAGGACTATGAAAGGAGTGTGAGAGATGTTAAGAGGATTACTCAGGTAATATCCCTCCACACAGAGCCATGAGGATTGGGAAATGAAAGTGCCTCCCAATTGCAGACATATGTGCAGATATACACAGGTGTGCGCACATAGACACGGACCAATTCCCACACCAGGCCACGGATACTGACAGTCAGATGTCAGGAGCCAAAGCAACCAGAAAACTAGGGAGAATGAGGACCCAGTGGGAAAGGGAGTCCTGGGACAGGGTCCAGGGAACTGGGGGTCTGTGGCAGGGCTGTGACCTGCATCTAGGGTTGACTCCTCAGGCCTGACCCTGCAGCCCAGAGTGGAGCAGCAGCTGATGAACAGGatagatgaaaggaaaaaatgggttggaaaaaaatggggggaaatgCTGAGAAGAGCATCAAGCTGTCATAGAAAGTGTATTTAAGGAATGTTCAATTAGTTTATCTACCCCCTGTTCCAGAAAAGAATTTGCAATGGCCAAGATTTGTATGTTAATAGGCATCAGACTGTGCAATCAGAGAGGGAGTGTGGATATGCAGGTACAAGAGCTGTTGTACAATAACACAAGGCCGAATTTCTGTATATAAAAAAGTGTGAGCATAGCATTGCCAAGTTATTAGAGGGGCTCTGACTGCCAATCATAGCTTGGAGTAGGGCTCACAGCTGCAAGATTAACCATGGGTTGGAATTCGAGATCCCCAACTCCACTTACCCTAAATGAAGAAAATTGCCTTGTTCCAGAGCAGGCCCTGGAGTTTAAGAAAAAGCCCTGGGGTTAAAGACTTTTTTCATGATTTGGCAGGACACCTTGTTATTTAGTTTGAAGTGGCCCTAAGGATCTGACTCTTTGGAAGGTAGGggtagattaaaaatatattattataatagctaACTGGACATCCACTATGGGCCAGGCAGTTTCTAGAGTGCTTTGAGTGTGccaactcacttaatcctcatagcCACCCCATGAGAGATGCACTTGTGATGTCTCTGTGCTATAGCTGATGAAACAGACTCCAAGAGGCTGAGCaactcacccaaagtcacacagtaagtaggcagcagagctgggatgcaaatccaggcaggctggctccagagccaCACTCTGCATAGCTAGTGCAGCAGAAGGAGAGTGCCCTGTCACTAGCCCAGCCTCGGATCTTCTCCACGTGAAAGAAGCAGAACCGCATCAGGCTAGTTCTGAATCCACAGCCTGGTCTGCATTTAGCTGGGCCTGCATTGTCTCCTGCTGCCAGGCCACAAGGTAGACTTTGCAGGCAAAGGCAAGGCCATTGCTCCTTCTGATAATCCTCAGAATGTGCATAGGTAGATTACTCCACAGATTTCCGAGTGTCTGTACAATTACTTGCTGGTCTCGGATAACACAGGGCAGGGACTGAGGACCGGGGTGGACCTAATGCAGAATTCCAGGAGACTCAGTACTGATAGGCCGTTCATTCAGTCATGCCACAGATAATTTATGGAGCTCCTACTACGTCTGCTGTATGGCCTTCCTTTTCTTGGTGTGCTACTCTGTGCAGACACCCATTACCAGGTTCCTAGGATTTCCTCACCTTTGTGGGCTCAGGCACTTCCATGGCAGCCCCCCGCACTTTCTTTCCTGGTACCCAGCAGCTCAGATGGGAGGGGCCCCCACTGACACATGGGCCGTCTTTGTTCAACAGTGCTTGGAAGCACAAGTGAGCTCTGTATTACTGCCCTTTCGGCAGGGGCGGCTGGAGGGCCTGGAAGCCACCAGCTCCAGCCCTGCAGAGCCACGGGGACCAACCCACAGCACCAGCCATCAGCTTTGTTCCTCAAGCGCCTGGAGAAAACCTTTGATTTCATGGggatgattatttttattcttgcccACTCAAGGATGAAGCCCAAGAAACAAGAGGTTGCCCCTTTCAGAGGCATCACAATGGGTTACCTCCAGCCAAAcccactgttttttgttttttgttatttctgggtTTGGTTGGGCCTCTCTTGGAAACCATTACTATACAACTTACTTAAAGAAAGAGTGAAGAGATTGGGTATAAGAGACTCAgacggggctggggggctggtgggggggtCTGGGGCGGGGAGGCTGGAGGTAATGTGTTGTCAGAGACAGTGCAGGAAGAACACATTAAAGTCACAATCTGATCTGAATCAATTCCATTTTGTAGtgacatttttaatcttttgcaaAGTCAAACTATTCCAAGTTTGACTTTTGGCCAAGCCTGGAGAATTGGGATTTTGGATGAAGGTTTcagaaaaagacacaaaacacacacacatacacagagagagagagagagagagagagagaagggaaaggagagaaaggggagggagacTTTTATCCTAAAGTCATTGTAAATCCAAAGCAGGGTTTTATCCTCCACagttaaatgagaaagaaaaaaaaatcaagaataccAACATTTGAGGTACAAAGACTGTCATGGCCCAGTGGAAGTTtgcaaaattatatgtaaatgacCAAAGTTTTTACTGTGGTGGCCCTGTGCATTCCCAAAGCTAATCCCAAAGAGAAAATCTACTTAGCAAAAGAAAGTTTTGTCTAATTTGGTTAACAGTTGAGAAGTGACAAAAAtgctgaatatattaataatttatatttccaggGTAACACTATATCTTTAATGCTTCACTGCCGAAGGGAATTCAGATTGGCTTAAtgctcagaggaaaaaaaaaatcctgaaaggcCTTCTTCATATTCTGTACCCAGCGCTGATGAAAATGAGTGTAAGACATGTGTTCCTATAATAGGCACCATCCTCTCTCCCATCTCTGCATAATTTGTTTTTATCCCATATTGCTCAACGTATATTTGTTATTTGAGAAGCCTCCTGCTCTTAACTCACTTCGATGCTCCAACTCTATCAGTTCATTAAAAAAAGGAGACATCTCACATTTTACGGATAAGTAATTTCAAGAACCCCTTACATGCAAAAACCTTTTATAAAGTTTACAGattttctttcccccaaaatatacatatataaatttcaCTTTATGGGCAATgtaatgagggttttttttttcctccctgtctctgtATAATGAAGTTTGATGGTTTACAAATTGCAGGTCATCCCATTCCATGACCTTGGTAAACAGTCTGGGAGTGAGCTCTCTTAAACCCTGTCCAGAGAAATGGAATAAGTTAATTTACTGTCCTCCAGCTAACCTGGGAGAAGGCAAATCACCTAGCTCAGCTAAATGGACTCTGGAATCAAAGAGGAAAACGTGCCAcatgatttcaaattatttaaggGGCATCAGAGTTGATGGAAACAAAAGCCCGAAGGAAAAAATCAATAGTGGAAAAAATGTAAATCCCCAGAAACACATGTTTAGCTTGTTGGATACCTTGTTTATTTTACCTGTTTACATAAAACAACGAGCAGTCTCATTTTGCTGtttgcttttagaaaaatatgatttttagcttgttattttaaatgaatgtaccACTATTTTGTGGGTAAGGCACAGAAGCACTGGAATCACAATCCCCTAAAAAATCACTAGCCAAGTCTCATCTAGACTCCAAACTTTCCTCACCACTTCTGGGTGGAgcaagattttaaataaataaataaataatcccgcctggggaaagggagagaaaggaagactttTCTCTCCCCAGGCCTGAGAGCTTGAACAGAGAACCCAGCATCTCGACCCAGGGCCAGTAACGGATGATGGAGTCGACAGGGAACAATGCCCTGGGGGAGCGCATCTCCCTGCCCTGGCAGCCCAGCACCTCCGATTCTGGGCTGATGCGTGCGCAAAAGGCAACGCCAGCTTCCCTGAACCCTCCAGCGGCGAGTAGTTGCCATCGGAAGATAGTCAGAAAACCTCCACCAATGTTATCTTTAAGCCATACCCTAGACACGTTATTAGCTTCTCATATTTTTTACAGGGGCTTGTTAAGGCTGTAAACTCAGTCACGCTCCAGACTCGGGAGGGTGTGGCCCGCGCGCTCCGGGACACTTGCCTCGGGGCAGGAAGGGCTTCCACGTCCCAGCTGGCTACACTACGCCGAGGCCAGTTTGGGGCGGTACTTCGATTTGCATTTTCCGAGAGTCGAGGGTACTGTTCCACGCCTCCCCTCTTCCTAAGGCAAATGCCCAAGATGCCCTAGGGGCGGGTGCGATCTGCGCTTTGGGGTAGCCACGAATCCCGCCCCCAGGCGACGCCTGGAATATCTGCTTAAGCCTCCATCGAGCCTCCCCCTCCCTCAGACTCCGCAGTGGGCCCCCCACCAATTACCGAGGGCCGTCACCTTGGCCCTTAGCCTCGCGCCCTTGGCACTTTGGAGGGCACGGGCTGTGGATGAGCAGGAGGCAACAAAGAAGTCCATCTCTTGGGGTCTTTATTAGAAAACGTTTATTGCCAGGGGGAGATCCTTCAGAAGACTAACTCGCTCTTGGCCTTCCCACACCTACTTTTTTGTGGTCACAGTATTTACACCTGTACAATTATATACAGTATTTCTCCTAAGCAGCGCCCAACGCGCGGAGAAATCTGGCGAGTGAGCATCAGAGCACCGGGGGGTGCTGGGGCGTGTGCAGGTTGAGGTTGTTGGGGTGCGCGTGGCCGATCAGGTTGAGGTAATGCCGGTCCAGGCCCTGCACGGGCGCCAGGAAGGGGCTGTGCTGCTGCGCGGGGCTCTGGAGCGGCACTGGCGCGCTGGGCAGATAGGGCAGCGCCGGGCTGCGGGCCGCGCCGGGAGGCCAGGGGAAAGGCCCCGAGGCCGCGCCCTGCGGGAACACAGCGGCCTCGCCGGGGCTGTGGCCAGCGAACTCAGGCCCCGCCGGGTGCAGCTGACAGTTGAAATCGGGCTCCGGGAGCAAAGCCAGCGGCGGGAAGGCGGGCTCCGCGCCCAGGCGGGCCTTGGACTGCAAGAAGGCGAGGATGCGCGCGTACTTGGTGTCCTTGGTCTCCATCCGCTCCACTGTGGTGAGATAATGCACCAGGTTCTTCATGCACTCGTGGTAGCCGTAGTGGAAATAGTTGGCAAATTCTGCTAGGAGTTCTGCTGGAGGAGCGAGAAAGACCGTAGTAAGGAAAAACCCCGGAGCGCCGCTTCCCCACCCAGAGCCCGAGGAGAGCGCAGGGCATCTTCCATCACATCTTCTGGCCAAAGTTTCCATTTAAGGCCCGCCTTCTCCTCTCGGCAGTCTAGAGACTGGCAAAGATCGAGCAAACACCCCCTTTTACCCTGACAGCCTgatcccacccaccccacctgAGACTAGGAGTCGCAACCAGCAGCCCTAGAAACCAGTCATCATCGCCGCTTGGCCATCGCGCAGACAGGAGAGGCGCTTTTGCAGGCCCTGGCCTCCCACCCCTGCAGCTTCCTGCGGCGGAGACCTCCACCAGACCTCTCCGGAACGCCCCGTCCTTCCCCTCCCGAGCCCCCAGACTCAGGGCGGCGCACGCTCCGAGCGCAGGTTTCCCTGTCCCTAACCTGTGCCCACCTTTTTCCCTTCCCCGGGGAAAGTCAGCCGAGTGCAGGGCTCTCAGGTACTGGACGGTCATCTCAAGGATCTCCGCCTTCTCCAGCTTCCCAGAACTCTGCAAAAGGAGGAAGGGCTCCTCGCAGCGGCCCGGCGGGCTCGGGCCAGCGCCCGCAGGCTGGGCGGGCGCGGTATACCTGGAGAGCACCAGCCAGCAGGGCGCCGCTGCAATCTGAGCGAGGGCCGCTCCTGGCCTGCTCGGCGCTCAAGCCCCCGGGGGCGGGAGGCCCTCAGTAAGGCCCTCCTAGACCACAGATTCCGGCGTCTCCGCCGAGAGTGGCAGCCGAGGGTTCCCAGCGCCCGGCACCCGGCTCCAGGCTGCCGACCTTACCTGCTTCGCCAGGGCCATGGGCACCGTCTTGCCCAGCTCGTTCAAGCAGCGGTTGATCCGGTCCCTCCTCCGCTTTTCTATCACTTTATGAGAAACGGGGGTTCTCTGCGAACAGAGGTTTGTAAGTTTAGGATGGCTGTGCCCGGGGAGTCGTCAAAGGCACGGCTGTAGTAGCCGCGTGCTGACCGTCTTCCCAGACGCTCACGCTGCTCAGAGGTTCGCCCCAGGAACGGACCCCCGCCACGCCACGCTCGGGCCAGCTGAACTCTGCCCTCTCACGCCCGCGCCTGGCGCGCTCCCCTTCCAGCCACCCTCCCCGCTTGGGCCACTCCTCCTAGCTGAGCGCCAGGGCGTTGGGGAGGTGGCCACCAGCCTCCGGGCGTGGGCTTTTCCCGGTGGAGGACTCTCCTCTGTCTATTCCCATCCCCTTCCCAAACCACTCGGGATTCTTCTACACGCAAAGTCCCATGTGGCCACGTCCCTGCCGTCCGTCCAGCCAAACGGCTGGTCGGTGAGTCAAATGCCTTTATCACCAGGGCGCAAGCGCCACTTCGGCTCAGCCGGCTCACTTTGCGTTCCTTGAGCTTGTCTGACATCCTGGTCAGTACGCGCCCTCGGGAGAGGCGGTGGCGCGAGGCACCCGTCCACTTTCAGCCTCGTGTGCCTCCTCGAGTGTCCCAGGTAGACTGCAGCCTCCCAACTCCGAGGGGCTGCCTTATAAAGCGGTCATCTAGGGCTCCAAGTGCATTCACGAGTTGAATTATTCCATAGGATTAGGGGAGCTGCGTTTGGAGGATGTATGCATTCAAGATCAGTTttaaagaagttaagaaaaaaaatttagctgcCGAGGGGGGCGAGCTGGGGGCAGATCAGCTTTGTTAATCCACGTGGCCCTTCAAAGGACACGTGATCGGCCCGGGAATAACATTTGCATGGCAACAGCCCGGGCGGGAAAGGCAGGCGGTCAACTGCGGCCGGCGGGCGAGGGAGCGCCTGCAGCAGCCGCGGGCGCGGAGCGCAGGGGCGCAGCGGCCACGGGCACCGGGGGGCGAGGACCCTCACAAAACAATGTCGCCTCCTTTAGTCCCACCGCTGAGTCTCACACGATCGCCTGTTTACAAATCCCAGCAAGCCCGCCGTCCCAGCGCCGAGTGCGTTTTAAAGCCTGTCCAGAGTCATTAAAGTAATTAAGTAAGCCTTTAATAGGCTGTTCCGCCGGGTTCAAGGGAGAGCTCTTGGAGACGGAGGCGCCCCGTTTGTTCCCAGGCTTTTCTCACACGACTTGGTGACACGTCCTTCTCCCCCCTTTTTGTTTACACCGCTTTATTTGTCCGGACATCCCGGCAGGTGTGGGGCTGCGGCTGGCACACGAAGCTCACGCCTCGCCTCGCCCCTCCCGCCGGTCTTTGGCACGCGacgctcccccccaccccccgaccacGTCGCTGGCTTTCTTTTCTCCCCCCTCCGGCTCTCTCTTCGCGGGGGGAAGAGGCTCAATTTGTAGCCTATTATCCTATACGAAAATGTCCATTGAAAAGTATGAATAGTTTCATTGGGCTAAATTTTAATAATgccagagggtgggggaggagagacgggcgggcgggcggctgtgtgtgtgtgtgtgtgtgtgtgtgtgaggggggggGTGAGAGGATTGGGGGGCAACACGGAGAAGAGTGGGCCGAGAAGAAAAGGGGGAACGCAGCTGGCCCAGGCGAGCATTATGCGACGTCACCTGCGAGAGGGGGCGCCTACAGACCCCTATTCATTTGCCTAATTTTGGTCAATTTAACAAACTTCAGGAGAAATTATTGTGGCTTTGTCAGGGAGGGTGAAGCCTTCTGATCGAATTAACAGCATGTTTTGATCCGGTAAATGTCATTAGAAAGGGAGAAACAATCGCGCTTAGAGGGCTCTGAGTAATGCGCCCAAGTGGAGACGCCAAAGCGCACGGCTCACAAAGGGAGCAAGTAGCTGCCACAGGGAACTTTTGTACCCGCCCATCGCCCAAGTTTTGACAcaaaaaggcattatttcatacTTGAATACGTTTAATCCAACGATTGTCTATTTTCTGCAAACATATTTTCACAGCATTGTTAACTTTTTATGTCCTTCTTTCGCGGGCGCCTTTTCTCAACGTTTGGGGGCGGGAGAGCGCAGACACTTTGGGCATCAATATTTGTCACTGAAAAGGGCCCCGTGAAGTTAGGGAAGTTGATctcttttttatggttttagaAAGCGAAAATatcgggggaggaggagggagggaaggcacgAACAGAAACGAGGGAGGAAATTTGCTGGACGGGcccaaggagaaggaggggggCTGCGGCGGCTGGGAACTCTCTTGGCCGCCTGCGCCTCTGCGGGCAGCCTGGCCCCGCGGCCGGAGGCCTCCGCCCCCACTGGCACGCCTAGCTCACATTTGCTGCCTTGGATCCCACATTCTGGGGGCTCCGGGCTTGCGGGGTGTGGGTGGGGTGAGCTTTCTCTTGCAGATGGAAACGataaaaatggtttttgttttatggctgaatcTACAGCCACCGAACTCTCACCTTTTTCTAATCTTTGCTGTCTGGGAACAGCTGAGACCTCTCCTTAGatatctttcccttcttttctgcccCCCACCGCCCCCTAAATTCTCTCTACTCTGCTGGACGATGGCAGGGCCTGGGCTCTCCCTGTGGGCTGTTGTGGGTCCCTGGCAGAGGTGGGTAGGGCGGAGCCCCGCTCGCTGGTGGGATCTAGGGAGCTCTAGGGCGCAGAGCCAGGCCCGGGGTGCGGGGCCTCAGGGAAGCCAGGGGCCCACCTGCCCCGGCCTGGGAGGTGCGGGGGCTCGGTCTGCACCACGCACCCCTGGGGCGTCCCTCTCCGTCTTGCTTCCAGACTCCTCACGACGACTTTTCTTTTCCACTTCACGCCAGATTGGACACAACCCACACCGTCCTGCAGGTTGCTCT encodes the following:
- the HELT gene encoding hairy and enhancer of split-related protein HELT isoform X1: MSDKLKERKRTPVSHKVIEKRRRDRINRCLNELGKTVPMALAKQSSGKLEKAEILEMTVQYLRALHSADFPRGREKAELLAEFANYFHYGYHECMKNLVHYLTTVERMETKDTKYARILAFLQSKARLGAEPAFPPLALLPEPDFNCQLHPAGPEFAGHSPGEAAVFPQGAASGPFPWPPGAARSPALPYLPSAPVPLQSPAQQHSPFLAPVQGLDRHYLNLIGHAHPNNLNLHTPQHPPVL
- the HELT gene encoding hairy and enhancer of split-related protein HELT isoform X2 — protein: MSDKLKERKRTPVSHKVIEKRRRDRINRCLNELGKTVPMALAKQSSGKLEKAEILEMTVQYLRALHSADFPRGREKELLAEFANYFHYGYHECMKNLVHYLTTVERMETKDTKYARILAFLQSKARLGAEPAFPPLALLPEPDFNCQLHPAGPEFAGHSPGEAAVFPQGAASGPFPWPPGAARSPALPYLPSAPVPLQSPAQQHSPFLAPVQGLDRHYLNLIGHAHPNNLNLHTPQHPPVL